A genome region from Brassica oleracea var. oleracea cultivar TO1000 chromosome C2, BOL, whole genome shotgun sequence includes the following:
- the LOC106323387 gene encoding uncharacterized protein LOC106323387, which yields MVVPNMEEMMMKTSDNAILDNLSSQSVHNEKLHEDNQREEDVVVPKYPKEDHNEMVQRLQEANDGDELRNSLEYEKGASEFVSSSSKRLGDPDEMFCPCVDCRNVCHQSSEKVFEHLVIRGMDEKYKSSKFWSKHGETRPDKSANVIWSENEAYDLFRATFMRSQGSEGYAEENAGVFEGTDTPEEVEFRKKLKDAETPLYPNCLKFTKVAAIMGLYRIKVKSGMSENYFDQLLSLVHDLLPGENVLPKSTDEMKKFLKQFGFGYDIIHVCKNDCILYRKEFEDAVSCPRCSESRWEKDKQTGEEEEWIPVKVLRYFPIKDRFRRMFRSKRLAEDLCWHSTNASEDGTMRHPVDSLTWAQINNKWPEFAAEARNLRLGISTDGMNPFSIQNTKHSTWPVLLVNYNMAPTKCMRSENIMLTMLIPGPTAPSNNIDVYLQPLIEDLHDLLTEGMEVYDSFKKESFTLRAVMMWSITDYPGLGTLAGCKVKGKQPCNVCGNGTPHRWLKFSRKHVYMENRKRLRPSHPYRRRKEWFDNTVEVGTAKRIQSGCDIFDSLKDFKNDFGKPLPKKSKRKRIEGGEDDVLSADDCEEDDDLRRWKKKYIFFDLPYWKDMPVRHNIDVMHVEKNVSDALLSILMHSATSKDGLKARKDLEEMGIRSNLHTQARGKKTYLPPAAYWLSKEEKRKFCRRLSNFRGSDGYCANIANCVSLDPPSIGGMKSHDHHVLMQNLLPVALRGLLPKGPRIAVTRICNFFNKLCQRILDPEMLLALETEIVETMCQLERFFHCNFFNRLCQRILDPEMLLALETEIVETMCQLERFFPPALFDIMFHLPLHLAREARLGGPVHFRWMYPFERYMKTLKAYVKNFARPEACMAEGYLAGECLTFCMEFLQKSVPVEEAITRNDDVEATQNVLDGRPLQKATEVTLTDKERDIAHRYILMNTAVLDPYVQMHLEELQATDAKCARNGTVLWKCHTDRLSNWIKEKTEDVKRKTQNSGVTNEAFSMCRASANDANQQTDMVAYFGVIQEIILLDYHMFEVPLFKCSWAHKGRGVKEEDGFTLVNLHMNQSSFVNDPYILPSQAKQVFYSREDDSSPWYVVMRAPPRGYHELETEEEVSSAPVTVEHKEDTGDQASDDESFCVRNDCEGVFIYE from the exons ATGGTGGTCCCTAATATGGAGGAGATGATGATGAAGACATCTGATAATGCCATTTTAGACAATTTATCGAGCCAAAGTGTTCACAATGAGAAGTTACATGAAGATAATCAGAGAGAAGAGGATGTTGTTGTGCCTAAGTATCCAAAAGAGGATCACAATGAAATGGTGCAGAGACTGCAGGAGGCTAATGACGGTGATGAACTTCG GAATAGCCTTGAGTATGAGAAAGGAGCTAGTGAGTTCGTGTCTTCTTCATCAAAACGTTTAGGTGATCCAGATGAAATGTTTTGCCCTTGTGTTGATTGTCGCAATGTCTGCCACCAATCTAGTGAGAAAGTTTTTGAGCACCTGGTGATTAGAGGAATGGATGAGAAGTACAAGAGCTCTAAGTTTTGGTCTAAACACGGGGAGACAAGACCTGATAAGTCAGCTAATGTGATCTGGTCTGAAAATGAGGCTTACGACTTGTTCAGAGCAACCTTCATGCGAAGTCAAGGCAGCGAAGGATACGCAGAGGAGAATGCTGGAGTGTTTGAGGGCACTGATACACCAGAAGAAGTTGAGTTTAGAAAGAAGTTAAAGGATGCAGAAACTCCGTTGTACCCAAACTGTCTGAAATTTACGAAGGTTGCTGCAATCATGGGACTTTACAGGATAAAGGTGAAGAGTGGGATGTCTGAGAACTATTTCGATCAGCTTCTGTCCCTAGTTCATGATCTGCTTCCCGGTGAAAACGTTCTACCTAAGTCTACAGATGAGATGAAGAAGTTTCTGAAACAGTTTGGTTTTGGGTATGATATCATCCATGTCTGCAAGAATGACTGCATTTTGTATAGAAAAGAGTTTGAGGATGCAGTCAGCTGTCCAAGATGTAGTGAATCAAGATGGGAGAAGGATAAGCAGACTGGTGAGGAGGAGGAATGGATTCCTGTTAAGGTGCTTAGGTATTTTCCGATTAAAGACAGGTTCAGGAGAATGTTTAGATCAAAGCGGTTGGCAGAGGACTTGTGTTGGCACTCCACTAATGCTTCTGAAGATGGAACTATGCGTCATCCAGTAGATTCATTGACTTGGGCTCAGATAAACAACAAATGGCCAGAGTTCGCTGCTGAAGCAAGAAACCTAAGACTAGGTATTTCAACAGATGGCATGAATCCGTTCTCTATCCAGAACACGAAGCATAGCACATGGCCAGTTCTATTAGTCAACTACAATATGGCTCCGACAAAGTGTATGAGGTCCGAGAACATCATGTTGACAATGTTGATACCTGGTCCAACCGCACCTAGCAACAACATTGATGTATATCTACAACCATTGATAGAGGACTTGCATGATTTGTTGACAGAAGGTATGGAAGTTTATGATTCGTTTAAGAAGGAGAGTTTTACACTTAGAGCTGTGATGATGTGGAGTATCACCGATTATCCTGGTTTAGGCACATTAGCTGGGTGTAAAGTGAAAGGGAAGCAACCGTGTAATGTCTGCGGGAATGGTACACCTCATAGGTGGCTAAAGTTTAGTCGCAAACATGTTTACATGGAGAACAGGAAGCGGCTCAGGCCTAGTCATCCTTATAGAAGAAGGAAAGAATGGTTTGACAATACAGTGGAGGTTGGTACTGCAAAGAGGATTCAGAGTGGCTGCGATATATTTGACAGTCTTAAGGACTTTAAAAACGATTTTGGGAAACCTTTACCTAAGAAGAGTAAGCGGAAAAGGATAGAAGGAGGTGAAGATGATGTTCTTTCAGCTGACGACTGTGAGGAAGATGATGATCTGCGGCGGTGGAAGAAAAAATATATTTTCTTTGACTTACCTTATTGGAAG GATATGCCTGTGAGGCATAACATCGACGTCATGCACGTCGAGAAGAACGTGTCTGATGCGCTGTTGTCTATACTGATGCATAGTGCGACATCTAAGGATGGACTGAAAGCAAGAAAAGATTTAGAAGAGATGGGTATTAGAAGCAACTTACATACACAAGCTAGGGGGAAGAAAACTTACTTGCCTCCAGCTGCGTATTGGCTTTCAAAGGAAGAGAAAAGAAAGTTCTGCCGAAGGTTATCCAACTTCAGAGGCTCTGATGGATACTGTGCCAATATAGCTAACTGTGTCTCACTGGATCCTCCTTCTATTGGCGGCATGAAGTCACATGATCATCATGTTCTTATGCAGAATCTCTTACCAGTAGCGTTGAGAGGTTTACTTCCTAAAGGACCTCGGATAGCAGTGACTCGCATATGCAATTTCTTCAACAAACTCTGCCAACGTATTCTTGATCCAGAGATGCTACTTGCACTAGAAACAGAGATTGTGGAGACAATGTGCCAGCTAGAGAGATTCTTTCACTGCAATTTCTTCAACAGACTCTGCCAACGCATTCTTGATCCAGAGATGCTACTTGCACTAGAAACAGAGATTGTGGAGACAATGTGCCAGCTAGAGAGATTCTTCCCACCTGCATTATTTGATATCATGTTTCACCTTCCACTGCATCTGGCAAGAGAAGCACGCTTGGGTGGCCCTGTTCACTTCAGGTGGATGTACCCATTCGAGAG GTATATGAAGACACTTAAGGCATATGTGAAGAATTTTGCAAGACCTGAAGCTTGTATGGCCGAGGGATATCTTGCTGGTGAATGCCTCACATTTTGTATGGAGTTCTTGCAAAAATCAGTTCCAGTAGAAGAAGCAATTACAAGAAATGATGATGTAGAGGCGACTCAAAATGTACTAGATGGCCGTCCACTGCAAAAAGCTACAGAAGTCACACTTACTGATAAGGAGAGAGATATAGCTCATCGGTACATCCTCATGAATACTGCAGTCTTGGATCCTTATGTTCA GATGCACTTAGAAGAACTACAAGCTACTGACGCAAAATGCGCAAGAAATGGAACTGTCTTATGGAAATGCCATACAGATAGGTTATCAAACTGGATAAAAGAGAAG ACGGAAGATGTTAAGCGGAAGACTCAGAACAGTGGGGTTACAAATGAAGCATTCTCCATGTGCAGAGCTAGTGCCAATGATGCGAACCAACAGACAGACATGGTAGCATACTTTGGAGTCATTCAGGAGATCATATTGCTTGACTACCACATGTTTGAGGTGCCTCTGTTTAAGTGTAGTTGGGCTCATAAAGGGAGAGGAGTGAAAGAGGAAGACGGTTTCACACTGGTCAATCTCCATATGAACCAGTCATCATTTGTTAATGATCCTTACATTCTGCCTTCTCAAGCTAAACAAGTCTTCTACTCTAGAGAAGATGACAGCTCACCTT
- the LOC106324800 gene encoding cytokinin dehydrogenase 3 has translation MASNNFPSQSHLLVIIIFITTLLTPITTNNTSPQPWNILSNDNFAGKLTSASSSVEAAAIDFGHVTKILPSAVLNPSSVQDIIDLIKLSFDSQSSFPIAARGHGHSFRGQAAAKDGVVVNMRSMVNEDRGIKVSRTGLYADVDTAWLWIEVLNKTLELGLTPVSWTDYLYLTIGGTLSNGGISGQTSRYGPQISNVLELDVITGKGEIATCSNDTNSDLFYAALGGLGQFGIITRARIKLELAPKRAKWLRFLYTDFSEFTRDQERLISETDGLHFLEGSVMLDHGPPDNWRSTYYPPSDHLRIVSMIKRYRVIYCLEVAKYYDETSQHSVNEEIEKLSESLNYVRGFVYEKDVTYIDFLNRVRTGELNLKSKGQWDVPHPWLNLFVPKSQISRFDYGVFKGIILRNNITTGPLLVYPMKRIMWNDQMSTAIPEEDVFYAVGFLRSAEFDNWEAYDKENMEVLKFCEDAKMDVIQYLPYHASQEGWVRHFGPMWNTFVERKYRYDPKMILSPGQNIFR, from the exons ATGGCAAGTAATAATTTTCCATCACAAAGTCATCTTCTAGTAATAATAATATTTATCACAACTCTTTTAACTCCGATCACAACCAACAACACATCACCACAACCATGGAATATCCTTTCCAACGACAACTTCGCCGGAAAACTGACCTCCGCATCCTCCTCCGTCGAAGCAGCTGCCATCGATTTCGGCCACGTCACCAAAATTCTACCCTCAGCCGTCTTAAACCCTTCCTCCGTCCAAGACATCATCGATCTCATAAAACTTTCTTTCGACTCTCAATCCTCTTTCCCTATAGCCGCTCGTGGCCACGGACACAGCTTCCGTGGCCAAGCCGCTGCTAAAGACGGAGTCGTGGTCAACATGCGGTCAATGGTAAACGAGGACCGAGGCATAAAGGTGTCTAGGACCGGTTTATATGCGGATGTGGACACTGCATGGCTATGGATTGAGGTGTTGAATAAAACGTTGGAGTTGGGGTTAACGCCTGTTTCTTGGACGGACTATTTGTATTTAACGATCGGTGGAACGTTATCCAACGGCGGAATAAGCGGACAAACGTCTCGGTACGGTCCACAGATCAGTAATGTTCTAGAGCTGGATGTTATTACTG GAAAAGGGGAGATTGCAACTTGTTCCAACGACACGAACTCAGATCTTTTCTACGCGGCGTTAGGAGGTTTGGGTCAATTCGGAATTATAACAAGAGCCAGGATTAAACTCGAATTAGCTCCAAAAAGG GCTAAATGGTTAAGGTTTCTATACACTGATTTCTCTGAATTCACAAGAGATCAAGAACGATTGATATCAGAAACGGACGGTTTACATTTCTTGGAAGGTTCCGTTATGCTTGACCATGGCCCACCTGATAACTGGAGATCTACTTACTATCCACCGTCCGATCACTTGAGGATCGTCTCAATGATCAAACGATACCGTGTCATCTACTGTCTCGAAGTCGCCAAGTATTACGACGAAACTTCTCAACACTCAGTCAACGAG GAAATTGAGAAGTTAAGCGAGAGTTTGAACTATGTAAGAGGGTTTGTGTACGAGAAAGATGTGACGTATATAGATTTCTTGAACCGGGTTCGAACGGGAGAGCTAAACCTGAAATCCAAAGGCCAATGGGATGTTCCACATCCATGGCTTAATCTCTTTGTACCAAAATCTCAGATTTCAAGATTTGATTATGGTGTCTTTAAGGGTATTATCCTTAGAAATAACATCACTACCGGTCCACTTCTTGTTTATCCCATGAAGCGCATTAT GTGGAATGATCAAATGTCTACCGCTATACCCGAAGAAGATGTATTTTATGCGGTAGGGTTCTTACGATCTGCCGAGTTTGACAATTGGGAGGCTTATGATAAAGAAAATATGGAGGTATTAAAGTTTTGTGAGGATGCTAAAATGGATGTCATACAGTATCTTCCTTATCATGCATCACAAGAAGGATGGGTTAGACATTTTGGTCCGATGTGGAATACTTTTGTAGAGAGAAAATATAGATACGATCCTAAAATGATATTGTCTCCAGGACAAAATATATTTCGATAA